Proteins encoded within one genomic window of Pongo abelii isolate AG06213 chromosome 18, NHGRI_mPonAbe1-v2.0_pri, whole genome shotgun sequence:
- the IL21R gene encoding interleukin-21 receptor has protein sequence MLRGWAAPLLLLLLQGGWGCPDLVCYTDYLQTVICILEMWNLHPSTLTLTWQDQYEELKDEATSCSLHRSAHNATHATYTCHMDVFHFMADDIFSVNITDQSGNYSQECGSFLLAESIKPAPPFNVTVTFSGQYNISWRSDYEDPAFYMLKGKLQYELQYRNRGDPWAVSPRRKLISVDSRSVSLLPLEFRKDSSYELQVRAGPMPGSSYQGTWSEWSDPVIFQTQSEELKEGWNPHLLLLLLLVIVFIPAFWSLKTHPLWRLWKKIWAVPSPERFFVPLYKGCSGDFKKWVGAPFTGSSLELGPWSPEMPSTLEVYSCHPPQSPAKRLQLTELQEPAELVESDGVTKPSFWPTAQNSGGSAYSEERDRPYGLVSIDTVTVLDAEGPCTWPCSCEDDGYPALDLDAGLEPSPGLEDPLLGAGTTVLSCGCVSAGSPGLGGPLGSLLDRLKPPLADGEDWAGGLPWGGRSPGGVSESEAGSPPAGLDMDTFDSGFVGSDCSSPVECDFTSPGDEGPPRSYLRQWVVIPPPLSSPGPQAS, from the exons GCAAGACCAGTATGAAGAGCTGAAGGATGAGGCCACCTCCTGCAGCCTCCACAGATCGGCCCACAATGCCACGCACGCCACCTACACCTGCCACATGGATGTATTCCACTTCATGGCCGACGACATTTTCAGTGTTAACATCACAGACCAGTCTGGCAACTACTCCCAGGAGTGTGGCAGCTTTCTCCTGGCTGAGAGCA TCAAGCCGGCTCCCCCTTTCAACGTGACCGTGACCTTCTCAGGACAGTATAATATCTCCTGGCGCTCAGATTACGAAGACCCTGCCTTCTACATGCTGAAGGGCAAGCTTCAGTATGAGCTGCAGTACAGGAACCGGGGAGACCCCTGGGCTGTG AGTCCGAGGAGAAAGCTGATCTCAGTGGACTCAAGAAgtgtctccctcctccccctggaGTTCCGCAAAGACTCGAGCTATGAGCTGCAGGTGCGGGCAGGGCCCATGCCTGGCTCCTCCTACCAGGGGACCTGGAGTGAGTGGAGTGACCCGGTCATCTTTCAGACCCAGTCAGAGG AGTTAAAGGAAGGCTGGAACCCTCACCTGCTGCTTCTCCTCCTGCTTGTCATAGTCTTCATTCCTGCCTTCTGGAGCCTGAAGACCCACCCATTGTGGAG GCTATGGAAGAAGATATGGGCCGTCCCCAGCCCTGAGCGGTTCTTCGTGCCCCTGTACAAGGGCTGCAGCGGAGACTTCAAG aAATGGGTGGGTGCACCCTTCACTGGCTCCAGCCTGGAGCTGGGACCCTGGAGTCCAGAGATGCCCTCCACCCTGGAGGTGTACAGCTGCCACCCACCACAGAGCCCGGCCAAGAGGCTGCAGCTCACGGAGCTACAAGAACCAGCAGAGCTGGTGGAGTCTGATGGTGTGACCAAGCCCAGCTTCTGGCCGACGGCCCAGAACTCGGGGGGCTCAGCTTACAGTGAGGAGAGGGACCGGCCGTATGGCCTGGTGTCCATTGACACAGTGACTGTGCTAGATGCAGAGGGGCCATGCACCTGGCCCTGCAGCTGTGAGGATGACGGCTACCCAGCCCTGGACCTGGACGCTGGCCTGGAGCCCAGCCCAGGCCTAGAGGACCCACTCTTGGGTGCAGGGACCACAGTCCTCTCCTGTGGCTGTGTCTCAGCTGGCAGCCCTGGGCTAGGAGGGCCCCTGGGAAGCCTCTTGGACAGACTAAAGCCACCCCTTGCAGATGGGGAGGACTGGGCTGGGGGACTGCCCTGGGGTGGCCGGTCGCCTGGAGGAGTCTCAGAGAGTGAGGCGGGCTCACCCCCGGCCGGCCTGGATATGGACACGTTTGACAGTGGCTTCGTGGGCTCTGACTGCAGCAGCCCTGTGGAGTGTGACTTCACCAGCCCCGGGGACGAAGGACCGCCCCGAAGCTACCTCCGCCAGTGGGTGGTCATTCCTCCGCCACTTTCGAGCCCTGGACCCCAGGCCAGCTAG